ACCGTGCCGCTGTAGCTTTTGCCGGGCCAGGTGTCGCTGGTGACCGTTGCCCTCTGCCCCAGCTTGATCCGCCCCAGTTCGGTTTCCGGGATATAGGCCCGTATCCAGACCTCGTCCAGCTTCCCCACGGTCAGCACCGGACTGCCGGCAGCCAGCATCTCCCCCGGCTCGGCATGCTTGGTCAGCACTTGGCCGCTGACCGGCGTGGCCAGCACCGCATCGGCCAGACGGCTGTCGGCCAGAGCCCGGCTGGCGGCAGCGCTCTCCAGGGTGGCGCGGGCCTGCTGCACCGCATCGGGCCGGGGACCGGCCTTCAGCAACCGCAGCCGCTCCTCCGCCTCCCGCACGGCGGCGGCGCTGGCATCCCGGGCGGCCCGGGCGGTGTCGAGGTCTCGCTGCGCTACCACCTCCTGCCTGATCAGTTTCTCCATCCGCACGGCATCCTCGGCGGCACGCACCGCCTCGGCCCGCAGGCGGGCCAGGGCAGCCTCGGCCTGACCGATCTCCTCCCGCCGGCTGCCGGCTTCAAGGTCCTGCAGCGCCGCCCGGGCGGCACGCTCCTGGGCGCTGCGGGCCCGCTGCTCCTCCCGCAGTTCTGTCTCCTCCAGCCGAGCCACTTCCTGACCGGCCCGCACGGTCTGTCCCTCGTCAACCAGCCGCTGTAACAGCCTGCCCGGCACCTTGAAGGAGAGGGCCACGGTGGTGGTCTCCACGGTGCCGGTCACCTTCAACACTCCCTTTCCCTTGTCGCGGTTGCAACCAACCGCCAACAGCGTGAACCAGACGAGCAGGACCGATGCAACGGCCCGCGGATATAGGGACATGACACTCCTCCTTCCGCTGGCAGTGTACCACAGTTGCCGCAACTTCATACCTCTTCCGAACCCTGCCGAGCTCTTCCCCTTGCCGAATCCTCAGAATCGGTTATGATGTGGCCCCATTGTCAGCATCTCCCGGTACGGAGGAACCCCATGAAAATCAGATCCGTTGTTCTGACAACCGCAGCCCTCGT
The window above is part of the Trichlorobacter ammonificans genome. Proteins encoded here:
- a CDS encoding efflux RND transporter periplasmic adaptor subunit, encoding MSLYPRAVASVLLVWFTLLAVGCNRDKGKGVLKVTGTVETTTVALSFKVPGRLLQRLVDEGQTVRAGQEVARLEETELREEQRARSAQERAARAALQDLEAGSRREEIGQAEAALARLRAEAVRAAEDAVRMEKLIRQEVVAQRDLDTARAARDASAAAVREAEERLRLLKAGPRPDAVQQARATLESAAASRALADSRLADAVLATPVSGQVLTKHAEPGEMLAAGSPVLTVGKLDEVWIRAYIPETELGRIKLGQRATVTSDTWPGKSYSGTVSFIAQQAEFTPKNVQTETERVKLVYRIKITVPNLSLELKPGMPVDALIQITP